Proteins encoded in a region of the Falco rusticolus isolate bFalRus1 chromosome 12, bFalRus1.pri, whole genome shotgun sequence genome:
- the XPO1 gene encoding exportin-1 isoform X2, translating into MILVQILKQEWPKHWPTFISDIVGASRTSESLCQNNMVILKLLSEEVFDFSSGQITQVKAKHLKDSMCNEFSQIFQLCQFVMENSQNAPLVHATLETLLRFLNWIPLGYIFETKLISTLIYKFLNVPMFRNVSLKCLTEIAGVSVSQYEEQFVTLFTLTMMQLKQMLPLNTNIRLAYSNGKDDEQNFIQNLSLFLCTFLKEHGQLIEKRLNLRETLMEALHYMLLVSEVEETEIFKICLEYWNHLAAELYRESPFSTSASPLLSGSQHFDVPPRRQLYLPVLSKVRLLMVSRMAKPEEVLVVENDQGEVVREFMKDTDSINLYKNMRETLVYLTHLDYADTERIMTEKLHNQVNGTEWSWKNLNTLCWAIGSISGAMHEEDEKRFLVTVIKDLLGLCEQKRGKDNKAIIASNIMYIVGQYPRFLRAHWKFLKTVVNKLFEFMHETHDGVQDMACDTFIKIAQKCRRHFVQVQVGEVMPFIDEILNNINTIICDLQPQQVHTFYEAVGYMIGAQTDQTVQEHLIEKYMLLPNQVWDSIIQQATKNVDILKDPETVKQLGSILKTNVRACKAVGHPFVIQLGRIYLDMLNVYKCLSENISAAIQANGEMVTKQPLIRSMRTVKRETLKLISGWVSRSSDPQMVAENFVPPLLDAVLIDYQRNVPAAREPEVLSTMAIIVNKLGGHITAEIPQIFDAVFECTLNMINKDFEEYPEHRTNFFLLLQAVNSHCFPAFLAIPPAQFKLVLDSIIWAFKHTMRNVADTGLQILYTLLQNVAQEETAAQSFYQTYFCDILQHIFSVVTDTSHTAGLTMHASILAYMFNLVEEGKISTPLNPGNPVNNQMFIQEYVANLLKSAFPHLQDAQVKLFVTGLFSLNQDIPAFKEHLRDFLVQIKEFAGEDTSDLFLEERETALRQAQEEKHKLQMSVPGILNPHEIPEEMCD; encoded by the exons ATGATTCTTGTTCAG ATACTGAAACAAGAATGGCCGAAGCACTGGCCAACTTTTATAAGTGATATTGTGGGAGCAAGCAGGACTAGTGAAAGCCTTTGTCAGAACAATATGGTGATCCTTAAACTATTGAGTGAAGAAGTGTTTGATTTTTCCAGTGGCCAGATTACTCAAGTAAAAGCCAAGCATTTGAAAGACAG cATGTGCAATGAATTCTCTCAGATATTTCAACTGTGTCAGTTTGTGATG GAAAACTCCCAAAATGCTCCCTTAGTTCACGCAACTTTGGAAACCTTGCTACGATTTCTGAACTGGATTCCTCTGGGATATATATTTGAGACCAAGTTAATCAGCACACTAATATACAAG TTCTTAAATGTTCCCATGTTTCGAAATGTCTCTTTGAAGTGCCTCACAGAGATTGCAGGTGTCAGTGTAAGCCAGTATGAAGAACAGTTTGTAACACTCTTTACCCTGACCATGATGCAGTTAAAACAG ATGCTTCCTCTAAATACCAATATCAGACTTGCATACTCAAATGGAAAAGATGATGAACAGAACTTCATTCAGAATCTCAGTTTGTTTCTCTGCACCTTCCTCAAGGAACATGGTCAACTTAtagaaaagagattaaatctGAGGGAAACATTAATGGAG GCTCTTCATTATATGTTATTGGTGTCAGAagttgaagaaacagaaattttcaagATTTGTCTTGAATATTGGAATCATTTAGCTGCTGAGCTGTACAGGGAAAGTCCATTTTCAACATCTGCTTCTCCATTGCTTTCGGGAAGTCAACACTTCGATGTTCCTCCAAGGAGGCAGCTTTATTTGCCTGTATTGTCCAAG GTTCGATTGCTAATGGTTAGCCGTATGGCTAAACCTGAAGAAGTCCTAGTTGTGGAAAATGACCAAGGGGAAGTAGTACGAGAATTCATGAAGGATACAGATTCCATAAACTTGTATAAAAATATGAGGGAAACATTGG TTTATCTTACACATCTGGACTACGCAGATACAGAACGAATTATGACTGAAAAACTTCACAATCAAGTGAATGGAACAGAATGGTCATGGAAAAATTTAAATACCCTGTGTTGGGCTATAGGCTCAATCAGTGGCGCAATGCatgaagaagatgaaaagagaTTCCTCGTTACAGTAATTAAG GATCTTCTGGGACTCTGTGAACAAAAGCGTGGAAAAGACAATAAAGCCATTATTGCATCAAATATAATGTATATAGTAGGTCAATACCCACGGTTTTTGAGAGCTCACTGGAAGTTTTTGAAGACAGTAGTCAACAAGCTGTTTGAATTTATGCATG AAACCCATGATGGCGTCCAGGATATGGCTTGTGATACCTTCataaaaatagcacagaaatgCCGCCGACATTTTGTCCAGGTGCAAGTGGGAGAGGTCATGCCGTTTATTGATGAAATCTTGAACAATATTAATACAATTATCTGTGACCTTCAGCCACAACAG GTGCATACATTTTATGAAGCAGTAGGGTATATGATTGGGGCACAGACAGACCAGACTGTGCAGGAGCATCTgatagaaaaatacatgttgCTACCGAATCAAGTGTGGGACAGCATAATTCAACAGGCAACAAAA aatgTTGATATTCTAAAGGATCCTGAAACAGTTAAGCAGCTTGGTAGTATTCTGAAAACCAATGTAAGAGCATGTAAAGCAGTTGGCCACCCCTTTGTGATTCAGCTTGGAAGAATTTATTTAGATATGCTGAATGTGTACAAGTGCCtaagtgaaaacatttctgcagctaTTCAGGCTAACG GTGAAATGGTAACAAAGCAGCCCTTGATTAGAAGTATGAGGACTGTAAAAAgggaaactttaaaattaatttctggcTGGGTGAGCAGGTCCAGTGATCCTCAGATG GTGGCTGAAAACTTTGTTCCTCCCTTGTTGGATGCAGTTCTCATTGATTACCAGAGAAATGTTCCAGCTGCTAGAGAACCTGAAGTACTTAGTACTATGGCTATCATTGTCAACAAACTGGGTGGACACATTACTGCTGAAATACCTCAGATATTTGATGCTGTTTTTGAGTGCACATTAAACATGATCAACaag GACTTTGAAGAATATCCTGAACACAGAACAAACTTCTTCTTGCTACTCCAGGCTGTAAATTCTCATTGCTTCCCAGCATTCCTGGCCATTCCACCCGCACAGTTCAAACTTGTTCTGGATTCTATTATTTGGGCTTTCAAGCATACAATGAGAAACGTTGCAGATACAG GACTTCAGATACTTTATACTTTGCTTCAGAATGTTGCACAAGAAGAGACTGCTGCCCAGAGTTTTTATCAGACATACTTCTGTGATATCCTTCAGCATATTTTCTCAGTTGTAACGGACACCTCACACACTGCTG GTTTGACAATGCATGCATCAATCCTTGCATACATGTTCAACTTAgtagaagagggaaaaataagtaCTCCGTTAAACCCTGGAAATCCAGTGAACAACCAAATGTTTATTCAGGAGTATGTTGCTAATCTTCTCAAATCTGCATTTCCTCACCTGCAAGA TGCCCAGGTTAAGCTGTTTGTAACAGGACTCTTCAGTTTAAACCAGGATATTCCTGCCTTCAAGGAACACCTAAGGGATTTTCTGGTTCAAATCAAG GAATTTGCAGGTGAGGACACATCAGACTTATTCttggaggaaagagaaacagcCCTTCGGCAGGCTCAAGAGGAGAAGCATAAACTGCAGATGTCTGTACCTGGCATCCTTAATCCACATGAAATTCCTGAGGAGATGtgcgattaa
- the XPO1 gene encoding exportin-1 isoform X1, whose translation MPAIMTMLADHAARQLLDFNQKLDINLLDNVVNCLYHGEGAQQRMAQEVLTHLKEHPDAWTRVDTILEFSQNMNTKYYGLQILENVIKTRWKILPRNQCEGIKKYVVGLIIKTSSDPTCVEKEKVYIGKLNMILVQILKQEWPKHWPTFISDIVGASRTSESLCQNNMVILKLLSEEVFDFSSGQITQVKAKHLKDSMCNEFSQIFQLCQFVMENSQNAPLVHATLETLLRFLNWIPLGYIFETKLISTLIYKFLNVPMFRNVSLKCLTEIAGVSVSQYEEQFVTLFTLTMMQLKQMLPLNTNIRLAYSNGKDDEQNFIQNLSLFLCTFLKEHGQLIEKRLNLRETLMEALHYMLLVSEVEETEIFKICLEYWNHLAAELYRESPFSTSASPLLSGSQHFDVPPRRQLYLPVLSKVRLLMVSRMAKPEEVLVVENDQGEVVREFMKDTDSINLYKNMRETLVYLTHLDYADTERIMTEKLHNQVNGTEWSWKNLNTLCWAIGSISGAMHEEDEKRFLVTVIKDLLGLCEQKRGKDNKAIIASNIMYIVGQYPRFLRAHWKFLKTVVNKLFEFMHETHDGVQDMACDTFIKIAQKCRRHFVQVQVGEVMPFIDEILNNINTIICDLQPQQVHTFYEAVGYMIGAQTDQTVQEHLIEKYMLLPNQVWDSIIQQATKNVDILKDPETVKQLGSILKTNVRACKAVGHPFVIQLGRIYLDMLNVYKCLSENISAAIQANGEMVTKQPLIRSMRTVKRETLKLISGWVSRSSDPQMVAENFVPPLLDAVLIDYQRNVPAAREPEVLSTMAIIVNKLGGHITAEIPQIFDAVFECTLNMINKDFEEYPEHRTNFFLLLQAVNSHCFPAFLAIPPAQFKLVLDSIIWAFKHTMRNVADTGLQILYTLLQNVAQEETAAQSFYQTYFCDILQHIFSVVTDTSHTAGLTMHASILAYMFNLVEEGKISTPLNPGNPVNNQMFIQEYVANLLKSAFPHLQDAQVKLFVTGLFSLNQDIPAFKEHLRDFLVQIKEFAGEDTSDLFLEERETALRQAQEEKHKLQMSVPGILNPHEIPEEMCD comes from the exons ATGCCAGCAATTATGACAATGTTAGCAGACCATGCAGCTCGTCAGCTGCTGGATTTTAACCAGAAACTGGATATCAATCTCTTGGACAATGTGGTGAACTGCTTGTACCATGGAGAAGGCGCGCAG CAAAGAATGGCACAGGAAGTCTTGACTCACTTAAAAGAACATCCTGATGCGTGGACAAGAGTTGATACTATTTTGGAATTCTCTCAGAACATGAATACCAAA TATTATGGACTGCAAATCTTGGAAAATGTGATAAAAACAAGATGGAAGATTCTTCCAAGGAACCAGTGTGAAG gtattaaaaaatatgttgtcGGCCTAATTATCAAGACCTCATCTGATCCAACATGTGTAGAA aaagAGAAAGTCTATATTGGGAAACTGAATATGATTCTTGTTCAG ATACTGAAACAAGAATGGCCGAAGCACTGGCCAACTTTTATAAGTGATATTGTGGGAGCAAGCAGGACTAGTGAAAGCCTTTGTCAGAACAATATGGTGATCCTTAAACTATTGAGTGAAGAAGTGTTTGATTTTTCCAGTGGCCAGATTACTCAAGTAAAAGCCAAGCATTTGAAAGACAG cATGTGCAATGAATTCTCTCAGATATTTCAACTGTGTCAGTTTGTGATG GAAAACTCCCAAAATGCTCCCTTAGTTCACGCAACTTTGGAAACCTTGCTACGATTTCTGAACTGGATTCCTCTGGGATATATATTTGAGACCAAGTTAATCAGCACACTAATATACAAG TTCTTAAATGTTCCCATGTTTCGAAATGTCTCTTTGAAGTGCCTCACAGAGATTGCAGGTGTCAGTGTAAGCCAGTATGAAGAACAGTTTGTAACACTCTTTACCCTGACCATGATGCAGTTAAAACAG ATGCTTCCTCTAAATACCAATATCAGACTTGCATACTCAAATGGAAAAGATGATGAACAGAACTTCATTCAGAATCTCAGTTTGTTTCTCTGCACCTTCCTCAAGGAACATGGTCAACTTAtagaaaagagattaaatctGAGGGAAACATTAATGGAG GCTCTTCATTATATGTTATTGGTGTCAGAagttgaagaaacagaaattttcaagATTTGTCTTGAATATTGGAATCATTTAGCTGCTGAGCTGTACAGGGAAAGTCCATTTTCAACATCTGCTTCTCCATTGCTTTCGGGAAGTCAACACTTCGATGTTCCTCCAAGGAGGCAGCTTTATTTGCCTGTATTGTCCAAG GTTCGATTGCTAATGGTTAGCCGTATGGCTAAACCTGAAGAAGTCCTAGTTGTGGAAAATGACCAAGGGGAAGTAGTACGAGAATTCATGAAGGATACAGATTCCATAAACTTGTATAAAAATATGAGGGAAACATTGG TTTATCTTACACATCTGGACTACGCAGATACAGAACGAATTATGACTGAAAAACTTCACAATCAAGTGAATGGAACAGAATGGTCATGGAAAAATTTAAATACCCTGTGTTGGGCTATAGGCTCAATCAGTGGCGCAATGCatgaagaagatgaaaagagaTTCCTCGTTACAGTAATTAAG GATCTTCTGGGACTCTGTGAACAAAAGCGTGGAAAAGACAATAAAGCCATTATTGCATCAAATATAATGTATATAGTAGGTCAATACCCACGGTTTTTGAGAGCTCACTGGAAGTTTTTGAAGACAGTAGTCAACAAGCTGTTTGAATTTATGCATG AAACCCATGATGGCGTCCAGGATATGGCTTGTGATACCTTCataaaaatagcacagaaatgCCGCCGACATTTTGTCCAGGTGCAAGTGGGAGAGGTCATGCCGTTTATTGATGAAATCTTGAACAATATTAATACAATTATCTGTGACCTTCAGCCACAACAG GTGCATACATTTTATGAAGCAGTAGGGTATATGATTGGGGCACAGACAGACCAGACTGTGCAGGAGCATCTgatagaaaaatacatgttgCTACCGAATCAAGTGTGGGACAGCATAATTCAACAGGCAACAAAA aatgTTGATATTCTAAAGGATCCTGAAACAGTTAAGCAGCTTGGTAGTATTCTGAAAACCAATGTAAGAGCATGTAAAGCAGTTGGCCACCCCTTTGTGATTCAGCTTGGAAGAATTTATTTAGATATGCTGAATGTGTACAAGTGCCtaagtgaaaacatttctgcagctaTTCAGGCTAACG GTGAAATGGTAACAAAGCAGCCCTTGATTAGAAGTATGAGGACTGTAAAAAgggaaactttaaaattaatttctggcTGGGTGAGCAGGTCCAGTGATCCTCAGATG GTGGCTGAAAACTTTGTTCCTCCCTTGTTGGATGCAGTTCTCATTGATTACCAGAGAAATGTTCCAGCTGCTAGAGAACCTGAAGTACTTAGTACTATGGCTATCATTGTCAACAAACTGGGTGGACACATTACTGCTGAAATACCTCAGATATTTGATGCTGTTTTTGAGTGCACATTAAACATGATCAACaag GACTTTGAAGAATATCCTGAACACAGAACAAACTTCTTCTTGCTACTCCAGGCTGTAAATTCTCATTGCTTCCCAGCATTCCTGGCCATTCCACCCGCACAGTTCAAACTTGTTCTGGATTCTATTATTTGGGCTTTCAAGCATACAATGAGAAACGTTGCAGATACAG GACTTCAGATACTTTATACTTTGCTTCAGAATGTTGCACAAGAAGAGACTGCTGCCCAGAGTTTTTATCAGACATACTTCTGTGATATCCTTCAGCATATTTTCTCAGTTGTAACGGACACCTCACACACTGCTG GTTTGACAATGCATGCATCAATCCTTGCATACATGTTCAACTTAgtagaagagggaaaaataagtaCTCCGTTAAACCCTGGAAATCCAGTGAACAACCAAATGTTTATTCAGGAGTATGTTGCTAATCTTCTCAAATCTGCATTTCCTCACCTGCAAGA TGCCCAGGTTAAGCTGTTTGTAACAGGACTCTTCAGTTTAAACCAGGATATTCCTGCCTTCAAGGAACACCTAAGGGATTTTCTGGTTCAAATCAAG GAATTTGCAGGTGAGGACACATCAGACTTATTCttggaggaaagagaaacagcCCTTCGGCAGGCTCAAGAGGAGAAGCATAAACTGCAGATGTCTGTACCTGGCATCCTTAATCCACATGAAATTCCTGAGGAGATGtgcgattaa